From Candidatus Krumholzibacteriia bacterium, the proteins below share one genomic window:
- a CDS encoding RimK family protein — METLIVVNSPKNWGFRIPSVAVVSARDYLTQTQYAQHRDARVYNLCRSYRYLTLGYYVSLLAEARGHRPLPTIRTIQDVRTQAVVQSLTEDLQTLAQRSLAPLRSPHFTLSIYFGQNLAKRYARLSLALFNLFPAPLLRAYFIRREEAGTRPVSGSKAPPRTRWELESVSTIPASDVPISHRPFVEEAAGRFFAGRVSSRRRRQSQPYELAILTNPQDHNPPSNAKALRRFARAAEAHGMKATFVTRDDYGRLAEFDALFIRATTSVNHFTYRFASRAEVEGLVVIDDPLSIVRCTNKVYLAELLSRHGVRTPPTTLVHVDNLERLQVELRYPCILKRPDGAFSQGVHKVDDAESFRHEALAMLRSSDLIVAQEFVPTTFDWRVGVLDRQVLFVCRYYMAPEHWQIIHWDGDGISDLGRFETMPVEAAPAQVVRTAVRAARLVGDGFYGVDLKEAAGRVAVLEINDNPSVDGDIEDATLGSGLYDRVMAVFRARIEGRRQARQRP, encoded by the coding sequence GTGGAAACGCTGATCGTCGTCAACAGTCCGAAGAACTGGGGTTTCCGGATTCCCAGCGTCGCCGTCGTCTCCGCGCGGGACTACTTGACCCAGACCCAGTACGCGCAGCACCGGGACGCACGGGTCTACAACCTTTGCCGCTCGTACCGCTACCTCACCCTCGGCTATTACGTGTCGCTCCTGGCCGAGGCGCGGGGACACCGGCCGCTGCCGACCATCCGCACCATCCAGGACGTGCGCACCCAAGCGGTGGTGCAGAGCCTGACCGAGGATCTGCAGACGCTGGCACAGAGGAGCCTGGCACCGCTGCGTTCGCCGCACTTCACCTTGAGCATCTACTTCGGGCAGAACCTGGCCAAGCGCTACGCGCGGCTCAGCCTGGCACTCTTCAATCTCTTCCCGGCGCCCCTGCTGCGGGCGTATTTCATTCGCCGCGAGGAGGCCGGAACGAGACCTGTCTCGGGGAGCAAAGCCCCGCCCCGAACCCGCTGGGAGCTGGAGAGCGTCAGCACCATCCCCGCCAGCGACGTGCCGATCTCGCACCGGCCCTTCGTGGAGGAAGCCGCGGGACGGTTCTTCGCCGGCCGGGTGAGCAGCCGGCGCCGGCGGCAATCGCAGCCCTACGAGCTGGCGATCCTCACCAATCCGCAGGACCACAACCCGCCTTCGAACGCCAAGGCGCTGCGGCGCTTCGCTCGTGCCGCCGAGGCCCACGGCATGAAGGCGACCTTCGTCACCCGGGACGACTACGGGCGCCTCGCCGAATTCGATGCTCTGTTCATCCGCGCCACCACCTCGGTGAACCATTTCACCTACCGCTTCGCCAGCCGTGCCGAGGTGGAGGGACTGGTGGTGATCGACGATCCCCTTTCCATCGTGCGTTGCACCAACAAGGTGTACCTGGCGGAGCTCTTGTCGAGGCATGGGGTGCGGACGCCGCCCACCACGCTGGTGCACGTGGACAACCTGGAGCGCCTGCAGGTCGAGCTGCGCTACCCCTGCATCCTCAAGCGTCCGGACGGTGCCTTTTCCCAGGGCGTGCACAAGGTGGACGACGCCGAGAGTTTCCGTCACGAAGCCTTGGCGATGTTGCGCAGCTCGGATCTCATCGTGGCGCAGGAGTTCGTGCCCACGACCTTCGACTGGCGGGTGGGAGTTCTCGACCGGCAGGTGCTCTTCGTCTGCCGTTACTACATGGCGCCGGAGCACTGGCAGATCATCCACTGGGACGGCGACGGCATCAGCGACCTGGGCCGCTTCGAGACCATGCCGGTCGAGGCGGCGCCGGCCCAGGTGGTGCGGACCGCGGTGCGCGCCGCACGCCTCGTGGGCGATGGTTTCTACGGCGTCGATCTCAAGGAGGCGGCCGGAAGAGTCGCGGTGCTGGAGATCAACGACAACCCCAGTGTCGATGGCGATATCGAGGATGCCACCCTGGGTTCGGGGTTGTACGACCGCGTCATGGCGGTCTTCCGCGCCCGGATCGAAGGGCGGCGGCAGGCGCGGCAGCGGCCATGA
- a CDS encoding glutamate-cysteine ligase family protein: protein MTLSLFAGYGIELEYMLVDDETLDVLPVADALLQDGAAGVVSELEQGETAWSNELVLHLLELKTNGPVARLEGVAALFQRDLARLRQRLRPLGGRLMPTGMHPWMRPRRETRLWPHDDAQVYAAFDRIFDCRNHGWANVQSLHLNLPFAGDAEFARLHAAVRLVLPLLPALAASSPFVEGRLPGVLDARLAAYATNCARLPSVTGAVVPEPVFTQATYETEILGPIARDLAPHDPERILAPEWVNARGAIPRFSRSALEIRLLDMQECPQADLACAALVSAAVRALVEERWVGLETQKSFSTEPLARLLQVTVQDGERARLEDRGFLAAFGMSGGAHTARDVWRHLAKALATPAEFERPLAVLLEEGPLARRLLAAAGPEPTRGELKSLYERLCDCLDRGQMFA from the coding sequence ATGACGCTCTCTCTTTTCGCCGGCTACGGCATTGAGCTCGAATACATGCTGGTGGATGACGAGACGCTCGACGTCCTGCCGGTGGCGGATGCGTTGCTGCAGGACGGTGCTGCCGGCGTGGTCTCGGAGCTGGAGCAGGGCGAGACGGCGTGGTCCAACGAGCTGGTGCTGCACCTGCTGGAGCTGAAGACGAACGGGCCGGTGGCGCGGCTCGAGGGCGTGGCGGCGCTCTTCCAGCGCGATTTGGCGCGGCTGCGCCAGCGGCTTCGGCCGCTGGGCGGCCGGCTCATGCCGACCGGCATGCATCCATGGATGCGGCCTAGGCGCGAGACACGCCTGTGGCCCCATGACGATGCCCAAGTCTACGCGGCCTTCGACCGCATTTTCGATTGCCGCAACCATGGCTGGGCGAACGTGCAGAGCCTGCACCTCAACCTGCCCTTCGCCGGCGACGCGGAGTTCGCGCGCCTGCACGCCGCCGTCCGCTTGGTGCTGCCGCTGCTGCCGGCGCTGGCGGCGAGCTCGCCCTTCGTCGAGGGGCGATTGCCTGGTGTTCTCGACGCCCGGCTCGCGGCCTATGCGACGAACTGCGCCCGCTTGCCGAGCGTCACCGGGGCGGTGGTGCCGGAACCGGTGTTCACCCAGGCGACGTACGAGACCGAGATCTTGGGCCCCATCGCCCGCGACCTGGCGCCGCACGATCCGGAGCGGATCCTGGCTCCCGAATGGGTGAACGCCCGCGGTGCCATCCCGCGCTTCTCGCGCTCGGCTCTGGAGATCCGGCTGCTCGACATGCAGGAGTGCCCGCAGGCTGATCTCGCCTGCGCCGCCCTCGTGTCCGCCGCGGTGCGGGCGCTGGTGGAAGAACGGTGGGTGGGACTGGAGACGCAGAAGAGCTTTTCCACCGAACCGCTGGCGCGCTTGCTGCAGGTGACGGTGCAGGATGGCGAACGCGCCCGCCTCGAAGATCGTGGTTTCCTCGCCGCCTTCGGCATGAGCGGCGGCGCGCACACAGCCCGCGACGTCTGGCGACATCTGGCGAAGGCCCTCGCCACGCCCGCCGAGTTCGAACGTCCGCTGGCGGTTCTCCTGGAAGAAGGGCCGCTCGCCCGGCGACTCCTGGCGGCCGCCGGTCCCGAACCCACCCGGGGTGAACTGAAGTCCCTGTACGAACGGCTCTGCGACTGCCTCGACCGGGGCCAAATGTTCGCCTGA
- a CDS encoding PD-(D/E)XK nuclease family protein, whose amino-acid sequence MIQYVDAPSHRLRLDAAQRFVRSFPPGTELLVVGPTREAVDDFVRREMEPPSFGVHRFGFVQLAAHLAAAEMASAALAPATGLGLEAVAARVTFAAKQRGEIPRFQAVSSLPGFPRALASTLQELRAAAVAPEKNDLGALLGEAETSLAQAHLVDRAGLLRLALAGLRAPQHAALRAMPLLCLDVTLASPLEAELLGALCRGAPQVLATLPSGDRATVLAFESFGAERLSELSSPSTASLEHLRRYLFSAEAPPAAVPDDSVGFFSAPGEGRECLEIAREILRAAEAGVPFDSMAIFLRNPESYSTFADTAFRRAGIPAYFARGTQRPDPAGRAFLALLACASEGLSARRFAEYLSFAQVPPLEPGGAPPAPRPVWPAPRAEEFGPALEPAALASRTPGEQLTFWDLSAFTSSTETHAHARLRSPRGGKRRQAEAAPPAPDLRAATAGDSAPEARTSSADGTATAPPPSPPDTTDDQPAPEGSLRTPRKWEELLVEAAVIGGLERWQRRLGGLERELQLQLEAIAAVDPESPLVASLRRDLQHLGHLERFALPVIEALAALPQGATWGTWVAELAALAPRVLRRPERTLAVLGELLPMADVGPAGLEEVRSVLSERLSTFEVDPPAHREGRVYVGKPEQARGRSFRLVFVPGLTERVFPQRPREDPLLLDDARRRLAPSLRTQEQRGRDERLLLRLAVGAAEERVFLSYSRLDAGAGRPQVPSFYALDAARAVRGSIPDFRQLEREAAAHSRARLAWPAPPDPHLALDALEHDLAVLGGYMHGAPRREDKGRARYLLELNPHLARSLRVRYLRWQRPWRPEDGLVRLTAATEAALAAHRPKARPYSATALQRFAVCPYQFLLGAIHRLEPRRRAAALVQLDPLTRGRIFHHVQAETLRTLRAAGRLPEGDETLDEARFVLDATLEKVAAAYHDELAPAIERIWQDEMAIMRGDLRLWLQALAKQSRTWQPLHFEFTFGLELRTVAGASPHLAPPPDPSSIAAPATLPGGWLLRGAVDLVEERRSDRALRVTDHKTGVDRTYDGLLVGGGEVLQPVLYALAVQALQHREVVEGRLFFCTSRGRFRERIVPLGPFALEYAGEILKTVDESVARGMLPPLPRDGACGTCDFRVVCGPHEEIRSRRKVPFPRLEQLREYP is encoded by the coding sequence GTGATCCAGTACGTCGACGCCCCGTCGCACCGCCTCCGGCTGGACGCGGCCCAGCGCTTCGTCCGTTCCTTTCCTCCCGGAACGGAGCTCCTCGTCGTCGGTCCGACGCGGGAAGCGGTGGACGATTTCGTCCGCCGCGAGATGGAGCCACCCAGCTTCGGTGTGCACCGCTTCGGCTTCGTGCAGCTCGCGGCGCACCTGGCGGCAGCGGAGATGGCGAGCGCCGCCCTCGCTCCCGCCACCGGCCTCGGCCTCGAAGCGGTGGCGGCGCGCGTCACCTTCGCCGCCAAGCAGCGCGGCGAGATCCCGCGTTTCCAGGCCGTCAGCTCTCTTCCCGGCTTTCCCCGCGCTCTCGCTTCCACTTTGCAGGAGCTGCGGGCCGCCGCGGTCGCGCCGGAGAAGAACGACCTCGGCGCCCTCCTCGGCGAGGCGGAAACCTCCCTGGCACAGGCGCACCTCGTCGATCGCGCCGGCCTCCTACGCCTGGCGCTCGCGGGCTTGCGCGCGCCCCAGCATGCGGCGCTGCGCGCCATGCCGCTCCTGTGTCTCGATGTGACCTTGGCGTCGCCGCTCGAGGCTGAGCTGCTGGGTGCGCTCTGTCGCGGTGCCCCGCAGGTACTGGCCACGCTCCCGAGCGGGGATCGCGCCACCGTTCTCGCCTTCGAGTCCTTCGGAGCCGAACGACTCTCGGAGCTCTCTTCGCCTTCGACGGCGAGCCTGGAGCACTTGCGCCGCTACCTCTTCTCCGCTGAGGCGCCGCCTGCCGCCGTGCCGGACGACAGCGTCGGTTTCTTCTCCGCTCCAGGAGAAGGGCGCGAATGCCTGGAAATCGCTCGCGAGATCCTGCGCGCCGCCGAAGCCGGCGTTCCCTTCGACTCCATGGCGATCTTCCTGCGCAATCCCGAGTCGTACTCGACCTTCGCCGACACCGCCTTCCGGCGCGCCGGCATCCCGGCGTATTTCGCCCGCGGCACCCAGCGCCCGGACCCGGCGGGCCGCGCCTTCCTGGCGCTGCTCGCCTGCGCCAGCGAAGGGCTCTCGGCCCGGCGCTTCGCCGAGTACCTCTCCTTCGCCCAGGTCCCGCCGCTCGAGCCGGGCGGCGCCCCGCCGGCGCCGCGACCGGTGTGGCCAGCGCCGCGGGCCGAGGAGTTCGGCCCGGCGCTCGAACCGGCGGCGCTCGCCTCCAGAACACCGGGAGAGCAACTCACCTTCTGGGATCTGAGTGCCTTCACCAGCAGCACGGAAACGCACGCCCACGCACGCCTGCGTTCGCCCCGGGGCGGCAAGCGCCGGCAAGCCGAAGCCGCGCCCCCGGCGCCCGACCTGCGCGCCGCGACCGCCGGCGATTCCGCCCCGGAGGCGCGCACGAGCAGCGCGGACGGGACCGCCACGGCTCCTCCCCCGTCGCCACCGGACACAACGGACGATCAGCCCGCTCCCGAAGGCTCGCTCCGCACGCCGCGGAAATGGGAGGAGCTCTTGGTGGAAGCCGCGGTGATCGGTGGCCTCGAGCGCTGGCAGCGCCGGCTGGGCGGTCTCGAACGGGAGCTGCAGCTCCAGCTCGAAGCCATCGCCGCCGTCGATCCCGAGTCGCCTTTGGTGGCCTCGCTCCGCCGCGACCTGCAGCACCTTGGCCACCTCGAGCGCTTCGCGCTGCCGGTCATCGAAGCGCTGGCCGCGTTGCCCCAGGGCGCCACCTGGGGAACCTGGGTGGCGGAGCTGGCAGCGCTGGCGCCGCGTGTGCTCCGCCGGCCCGAGCGCACCCTGGCCGTTCTCGGCGAGCTGCTGCCCATGGCGGACGTCGGACCCGCCGGGCTCGAGGAAGTGCGGAGCGTGCTCTCCGAGCGTCTCTCCACCTTCGAAGTGGATCCGCCGGCCCACCGTGAGGGTCGCGTCTATGTCGGCAAACCCGAGCAGGCGCGCGGGCGCAGCTTTCGTCTCGTGTTCGTGCCCGGGTTGACCGAGCGCGTTTTCCCGCAGCGGCCGCGGGAGGACCCGCTGCTCCTCGACGACGCGCGCCGGCGCCTGGCGCCCTCGCTCCGCACCCAGGAGCAGCGCGGGCGCGACGAGCGCCTGCTGCTCCGCCTCGCGGTCGGCGCGGCGGAAGAACGCGTCTTCCTCTCTTACTCGCGGCTCGATGCCGGCGCCGGGCGACCGCAAGTGCCGTCCTTCTACGCCCTCGATGCGGCCCGTGCCGTGCGCGGCAGCATCCCCGACTTCCGGCAGCTCGAACGGGAGGCCGCGGCTCACTCTCGCGCCCGTCTGGCCTGGCCAGCACCTCCTGACCCCCACCTGGCGCTCGACGCCCTGGAGCACGACCTCGCCGTGCTCGGCGGCTACATGCACGGCGCGCCGCGTCGGGAGGACAAGGGGCGAGCTCGCTACCTCCTGGAGCTCAACCCGCACCTGGCGCGGTCGCTCCGCGTCCGCTACCTGCGCTGGCAACGGCCTTGGCGTCCCGAAGACGGTCTCGTGCGTCTCACCGCCGCCACCGAAGCGGCGCTCGCGGCGCACCGCCCGAAGGCGCGCCCGTACTCGGCGACGGCTTTGCAGCGCTTCGCTGTTTGCCCCTATCAATTCCTCCTCGGCGCCATCCATCGGCTCGAGCCGCGCCGCCGGGCGGCAGCGCTGGTGCAGCTCGACCCTTTGACCCGCGGCCGCATTTTCCACCACGTGCAGGCCGAGACGCTGCGCACCCTGCGCGCCGCCGGCCGCCTGCCGGAAGGCGACGAGACTCTCGACGAAGCCCGCTTCGTCCTGGATGCGACACTGGAAAAGGTCGCCGCGGCCTACCACGACGAGCTCGCGCCCGCCATCGAGCGCATCTGGCAAGACGAGATGGCGATCATGCGCGGCGATCTGCGTCTTTGGCTGCAGGCGCTGGCGAAGCAGTCGCGCACCTGGCAACCCCTGCACTTCGAGTTCACCTTCGGTCTCGAACTCCGCACCGTGGCGGGTGCGAGCCCGCACCTGGCTCCGCCCCCGGATCCGAGCAGCATCGCCGCACCCGCCACGCTTCCGGGTGGATGGCTCCTCCGCGGCGCCGTGGACTTGGTGGAGGAGCGGCGGAGCGATCGCGCCTTGCGCGTCACCGATCACAAGACCGGTGTCGATCGCACCTACGATGGACTCCTCGTCGGGGGCGGCGAGGTGCTGCAACCGGTTCTCTATGCGCTGGCGGTGCAGGCCCTGCAGCACCGGGAAGTGGTCGAAGGACGGCTCTTCTTCTGCACTTCCCGCGGCCGCTTCCGCGAGCGCATCGTTCCCCTCGGTCCCTTCGCCCTCGAGTACGCCGGGGAGATCCTGAAGACCGTGGACGAGTCGGTGGCGCGGGGCATGCTTCCGCCGCTGCCCCGCGACGGGGCTTGCGGGACCTGCGACTTCCGCGTCGTCTGCGGTCCCCATGAAGAGATCCGTAGCCGGCGGAAGGTGCCCTTTCCGCGCCTCGAACAGCTGCGCGAATACCCCTGA
- a CDS encoding ATP-grasp domain-containing protein, which translates to MFPTLWDARQLECCRHDWSDHFEVVLDEPTDWDCPWNLDLHTYVEGAVSALRGRVEGVISSSDYPGATVAGAIATRLGLPGTPPAVLVRCAHKYEARRVQQAAVPEATPAFALLGSNATASGACDLGFPCFVKPVKGAYSVLAHRVHDAEELREFLSRPAVADYCSSYLHIFRQMLESYTSLSMDRGSFLAESLLEGVQVTVEGWRGGTTVQVLGITDSVVDPRTGSFLRFVFPSRLDDGVQARMRELAIRIVEAHALRDTFFNIEMRYDAARDRIGIIEINPRLCGQFGDLYQKVLGVHSYTLALELATGGKPQLPAGAGAHAVAASVPLRLFAPARVEQVPAPADLAAAAALFPDTLIWSECDAGQELVDFDRIEDGASCRYAVINLGAPDRPSLDARLDAVRERLPYRFAPL; encoded by the coding sequence GTGTTCCCGACCCTCTGGGACGCCCGCCAGCTCGAATGCTGCCGTCATGACTGGTCCGATCATTTCGAGGTCGTTCTCGACGAGCCGACCGACTGGGACTGTCCGTGGAACCTCGACCTCCACACCTATGTCGAAGGCGCGGTGAGCGCGCTCCGCGGTCGGGTCGAAGGTGTCATCAGCTCCAGCGACTATCCGGGCGCCACCGTGGCCGGCGCCATCGCCACCCGTCTCGGCTTGCCGGGAACGCCTCCCGCCGTGCTGGTGCGTTGCGCCCACAAGTACGAGGCTCGACGGGTGCAGCAGGCCGCGGTCCCCGAGGCGACGCCGGCATTCGCGCTCCTGGGCAGCAACGCTACGGCGAGCGGTGCCTGCGACCTCGGCTTCCCTTGCTTCGTCAAGCCGGTGAAGGGTGCCTACTCGGTGCTGGCGCACCGCGTGCACGACGCGGAGGAACTACGGGAATTCCTCTCCCGGCCTGCAGTCGCCGACTACTGCTCCTCCTATCTGCACATCTTCCGCCAGATGTTGGAGAGTTACACGAGCTTGTCCATGGACCGAGGCTCGTTCCTCGCCGAATCGCTCCTCGAGGGCGTGCAAGTCACGGTGGAAGGCTGGCGCGGTGGCACGACGGTGCAGGTGCTCGGCATCACCGATTCGGTGGTGGATCCACGGACCGGGAGCTTCCTGCGCTTCGTCTTCCCCTCCCGCCTCGACGACGGCGTGCAGGCACGGATGCGCGAGCTCGCCATCCGGATCGTCGAGGCCCACGCTCTCCGCGACACCTTCTTCAACATCGAGATGAGGTACGACGCCGCCCGCGACCGCATCGGCATCATCGAGATCAACCCGCGACTCTGCGGACAGTTCGGCGATCTGTACCAGAAGGTCCTGGGAGTGCACAGCTACACCCTGGCCTTGGAGCTGGCGACCGGGGGGAAGCCGCAGCTGCCGGCCGGAGCGGGAGCGCACGCCGTGGCCGCCAGCGTGCCGCTCCGGCTTTTCGCGCCGGCGCGGGTGGAGCAGGTGCCGGCGCCGGCGGACCTCGCTGCGGCGGCGGCGCTCTTCCCGGACACCCTGATCTGGAGCGAATGCGACGCTGGACAGGAGCTGGTCGATTTCGACAGGATCGAAGACGGCGCGAGTTGTCGCTATGCGGTGATCAACCTCGGCGCCCCCGACCGTCCGAGCCTGGATGCACGCCTCGACGCGGTGCGGGAGCGCTTGCCCTATCGTTTCGCGCCCCTGTGA